Part of the Bacteriovorax stolpii genome, GAATCGGGGTGAGTTTTATCCAACCAAAGAACTTTTACCGTCTAGCTTATCCTTCTTATCTTGTTTGTCTCATGCTTCTGATTATGGTTCTTGTTGTGGGTCACTCGGCCCTGGGAGGACAGCGCTGGATTAACGTTGGTGGCATCAAGTTCCAGCCCTCGGAGATTGTTAAGATGTCCGTGGTTCTCGTACTGGCCAGATGGTATTCAAAAGCTTCTCCGGAGCAAGAAACTGGTTTTAAAGAACTCATCATTCCATTCCTTATTACTTTTGTTCCAGCGATCATGGTTATTATTCAGCCCGATCTTGGTACAGGGATGTTAACGCTTCTTATTTTTTTCATGATCACTTTCTATAGAAAGCTAAAGTGGAAAACGATTATTATTATCGGGATGATTGGAGTGGTTTCAGCGACGGTTATGTATAACTTTGGTCTTCGCGAATACCAAAAGAAGAGGATCATTACTTTCCTTGATCCGGAATTCGATGCCAAAGGTTCTGGTTACAACGCGATTCAGTCTAAAATTGCTATTGGTTCGGGACAGTTTTTTGGAAAAGGATTCCGCCAGTCTTCTCAGGGAGCTCTGAACTATCTTCCGGAAAATCATACTGACTTTATTTTTGCGATCTTCAATGAAGAGCACGGTTTTGTAGGATCAGTCTTCCTGATTGCCCTTTACCTGGCGCTGTTCTATCGATTGTTGTGGCTTGCTTCCAACGTCAATAAGATGTTCGATTCCATTGTTGTTGTCGGAGTGTTAGGGATCTTCTTTTGGCACACCCTCATTAATATGAGCATGGTTTCCGGATTGATGCCTATCGTTGGTATTCCACTCCCACTCATGTCTTACGGAGGATCAAACCTTCTGACATTCGGAGTGTGTTGCGGCGTCGTGACATCTATCAGCAACGCGAGAAATTTATTTTAAAGTCTGGCATTTCGCTAATAGTACTGTTGTAAGACTTGACTCTCTTGGAATCTTCGTGGGAAACTATTTTAGTCTCAGTAGGGGACTAAATAAAACCATAACCACGGACGTTTCATGAAGAAAGTTTCGAGTATCGGAAGTTTAGTAAAAAAGATTTACAGAACTTACTCAGCAGAACTACTAGTCTCATTACAATCAAGAGGATTCACTGACCTAAGACCATCGTTCTTAGAAGTTCTTTTATTCATCTGTGAGCACGACGGACCGTCTATTAAAGAAATCGGTACTGGTTGTGGCCTAAAGAAGCAGACGATGACTTCTCATCTTAATGAGCTTGAAAGCCGCGGCTATATCGAGCGCAGACTTAACTCCCACGACAAACGCGAACAAAATATCTTCCTTACGGAATATGGCCTGAAATTTAAACTGAACTTGTTTGAATGCATTGGCGATATTGAGAAAAAGTACACCGACTTAATTGGTGACCTTGAACTCAACCGTGTGGAACTCATCTTAAAGAACTTTCATTCTAAGTTGTTAGTTCAGCCAGGGCTTTTCGAGCACTTTTCGGACCACTGAGTTATATCAGCAAACTTCCTATTGATTATCCTCCGTACTAATAATAGTATGCGGCAAGTTAGCCTATTCAAATTTTTATTCCTAGGTTGGAATTACTGTTACCTTATTAGGACGGTTTATGAGTTTAACTCTTGCAGATGTTCCTGTTGGAACTAAGGTCGAAGTTGTCGGTTATGAAGGCGAGAGCCTTTATGAATTCAAATTTATTTCTCTTGGGATTCTTCCTGGAGATCATGTCGAAATCAAATCTAAAAGTCTTTTTGGTGGCCCGATTGCTCTTAAACATGGAGAGTGGAATTTTCTGGCACTGAGAAAAGATTACGCTAATAAAATTATTGTAAAGAAGCTGGGAGAATAAAATGGAAAACGTATTGCTCGTTGGTTTTCCGAACTCTGGTAAATCAACCATTTTTAATATGCTGACAGGCCAGTTGAGAAAAGTTTCCAACTACTCGGGTGTAACTGTTGATTCAGCAAACGCAGAATTAATTTCAAATTCAATTAATGATAAAAAAATAAGCGTGGTTGACCTTCCGGGTGTATACAACCTCGTGCCGACAAGTCTTGATGAAGGAGTCACAACAACTTCACTCATTAAAGACATGTCAAAGTACAAAGCGATCGCCATGATTCTGGACCTTGATCGCTTTGAAGCCTCACTGTCGCTGCTTTTAGCGGTCAAAGAGATTCTTCCAAAGAAAAATATCATTGTTATCGTTAACAAAAATGATCACCTGCTCTTCACAGCAGAGCATGCTAAAAAACTTGAAATCAAAATTGGTTATCCAGTATTAAGTATCTCGGCGATCAATGACGATGAAAAAGAACTGGATAATTTCATCCGTAAATTCGTAACAGATAAAAAAGAAGCGGATGCTGCCTTTGAAAAAATCAAAGTTTACCCTGAGTCGACTCAGTATATTCCTGAATTAAAATCGCAGGAGCATTTTGTAGAAGTCGCCGTTGATGACGTTGTTAAGACGATTAAGTCTCATCAGGCAGAGGCGAGAGAAATTATCAATGGGATCTACTCCCACTCTTCTTCTAAAACTAAGTTTACTGAAAAGTTAGATGCTATTATGCTTCACAAATTCTGGGGAAGCTTAATTTTCATCGCTATCTTCTATATCATTTTCCACGCCATTTATTCTTGGGCCGGTCCAATCATGGACCTGACAGAATCTGGAGTGGGTGCCTTAGGTGATTTGGTTGGACCACATCTTCCTGAAGGACTTATCAGAAGTGTTGTTATTGACGGTGTATTTGCCGGAGTGGGGGGAGTGATTGTATTTCTTCCTCAGATCATGATTCTCTTTTTCTTGTTAAGTTTATTAGAGCAATCAGGCTACATTTCAAGGGCTGCCGTTTTAACTGATAAAGTAATGGGAACATTTGGACTTAACGGAAAAGCGTTCCTCCCTTATATGTCTGGTTTTGCCTGTGCTATTCCAGCAATCATGGCAGCAAGAAGTATTCCGGATCACAAAGAAAGGGCCTGCACGATCATGACGATTCCAATGATCACTTGTAGCGCCAGACTTCCGGTTTATGTTCTTTTAATCGGGACATTTATTCCAAGTGTAACTTACCTGGGCTTTTTAAATTCTCAGGCACTGGCCTTTTTCTTCCTTTATTTTCTGGGAAGCTTTATGGCCTTAATCATCGCCAAGATTTTCAGGCTGACGATTTATAAAGGTGAAACAAGCAACTTCATTATTGATCTTCCTCATTATGAGAAACCATCTTATAAATTTGCGGCCAGACAGGCGCTTAGAAAAGGAAAAGTGTTTCTTAAGAAGGCCGGAACGATTATTTTAGGGCTTTCTATCCTTATCTGGATTCTTTCGACTTTCCCTGGATTAAGCGAAGAGCAAATGGCCAATAAAACACCCGAAGAGGTCTCAGCGTTGACGCTTGAAAATTCTTATCTTGGTAAGGCCGGAAAGTTCATGGAGCCTGCACTCAAACCGATGGGGATGAACTGGAAAATGGGAGTTGGGGTTCTCGTGGCCTTCGGAGCACGTGAACTTTTCGTTTCGACTCTGGGAACTGTTTACGCACTTGGGGATGTAGATGAAGAATCAAGTTCTCTTCGCGATAGATTAAAATCTGAAGTTGATCCGGCCACAGGAAAACCTGTTTTTAATACGGCCGTGGCATGGAGTCTTCTGATCTTCTTCGTCTTTGCTCTTCAGTGTATTAGTACATTGGCGATTCTAAGAAGAGAAATGGGCTCGTGGAAATACCCGGCATTCATGTTTACTTACATGGGGCTGTTGGGCTATGCCGGAGCAACGATTGCTTATCAATTATTGAAATAAAATTTTTTAAACGGGTGCATCTTTATCAGGTGCACTCTTCTCTGAGGATTTTCCTGGCCAGAACTCATAGCCTCCCGAAATATTATTGATATTAAAAAATCCTTTCTTTACCAACAACTCACAGGCCGAAATAGAGCGCAGTCCATTTTCTGAGATAACCAGGATAGGAACAGTTTTACTTGGGATTTCTGAAAAACGAACATGCAGTTCTTCAATAGGAATGTGAACTGCTTCTTCCAGTCTTGTTCCTTTAAATGATTTAGCCGTCACATCCAGAACAAAAAAATCGATATTGGGATTGTTGTAAATGCTCCATGCTCTTTGAGGAGAGATGTCGTTATAAGGTCTTCCCATCAGGATCATGTGGTCGTCGATTTCTTCGCCGTTTTTAACACGCACTAAATGGTTTCTTTGAAGAGTGATGGAGAAATCCAGCTTTTCATCAATTCGAGAAAT contains:
- the rodA gene encoding rod shape-determining protein RodA is translated as MINFREELKRYDYSFFGICTAIFVIGILNLYSATHSHGVGPEQGIYKTQIMWFCLSWMVGIGVSFIQPKNFYRLAYPSYLVCLMLLIMVLVVGHSALGGQRWINVGGIKFQPSEIVKMSVVLVLARWYSKASPEQETGFKELIIPFLITFVPAIMVIIQPDLGTGMLTLLIFFMITFYRKLKWKTIIIIGMIGVVSATVMYNFGLREYQKKRIITFLDPEFDAKGSGYNAIQSKIAIGSGQFFGKGFRQSSQGALNYLPENHTDFIFAIFNEEHGFVGSVFLIALYLALFYRLLWLASNVNKMFDSIVVVGVLGIFFWHTLINMSMVSGLMPIVGIPLPLMSYGGSNLLTFGVCCGVVTSISNARNLF
- a CDS encoding MarR family winged helix-turn-helix transcriptional regulator; its protein translation is MKKVSSIGSLVKKIYRTYSAELLVSLQSRGFTDLRPSFLEVLLFICEHDGPSIKEIGTGCGLKKQTMTSHLNELESRGYIERRLNSHDKREQNIFLTEYGLKFKLNLFECIGDIEKKYTDLIGDLELNRVELILKNFHSKLLVQPGLFEHFSDH
- a CDS encoding FeoA family protein codes for the protein MSLTLADVPVGTKVEVVGYEGESLYEFKFISLGILPGDHVEIKSKSLFGGPIALKHGEWNFLALRKDYANKIIVKKLGE
- the feoB gene encoding ferrous iron transport protein B, which produces MENVLLVGFPNSGKSTIFNMLTGQLRKVSNYSGVTVDSANAELISNSINDKKISVVDLPGVYNLVPTSLDEGVTTTSLIKDMSKYKAIAMILDLDRFEASLSLLLAVKEILPKKNIIVIVNKNDHLLFTAEHAKKLEIKIGYPVLSISAINDDEKELDNFIRKFVTDKKEADAAFEKIKVYPESTQYIPELKSQEHFVEVAVDDVVKTIKSHQAEAREIINGIYSHSSSKTKFTEKLDAIMLHKFWGSLIFIAIFYIIFHAIYSWAGPIMDLTESGVGALGDLVGPHLPEGLIRSVVIDGVFAGVGGVIVFLPQIMILFFLLSLLEQSGYISRAAVLTDKVMGTFGLNGKAFLPYMSGFACAIPAIMAARSIPDHKERACTIMTIPMITCSARLPVYVLLIGTFIPSVTYLGFLNSQALAFFFLYFLGSFMALIIAKIFRLTIYKGETSNFIIDLPHYEKPSYKFAARQALRKGKVFLKKAGTIILGLSILIWILSTFPGLSEEQMANKTPEEVSALTLENSYLGKAGKFMEPALKPMGMNWKMGVGVLVAFGARELFVSTLGTVYALGDVDEESSSLRDRLKSEVDPATGKPVFNTAVAWSLLIFFVFALQCISTLAILRREMGSWKYPAFMFTYMGLLGYAGATIAYQLLK
- a CDS encoding rhodanese-like domain-containing protein, translated to MDLKSFQMLEFINSRLNNIEKNISRIDEKLDFSITLQRNHLVRVKNGEEIDDHMILMGRPYNDISPQRAWSIYNNPNIDFFVLDVTAKSFKGTRLEEAVHIPIEELHVRFSEIPSKTVPILVISENGLRSISACELLVKKGFFNINNISGGYEFWPGKSSEKSAPDKDAPV